The following coding sequences are from one Microbacterium sp. SORGH_AS_0969 window:
- a CDS encoding helix-turn-helix transcriptional regulator encodes MDRLRRAKGLTVGELISRAGMTKSYYQSRAGFSLPYNTNDIEALAAVLEVTPEQLASPDSAPRIEMRVPAAPVAQRVRRLVAGHAASESDLLDHLEAVDPRAADGARTLLTATTNTVVLDEEVLRLITQWADVPVEYLTDHTDEALTDRTEAELELRDAMREAGAERIQFRALGQMSPDALRAIARSLRGRPPAS; translated from the coding sequence GTGGATCGCCTGCGGAGGGCGAAAGGGCTCACCGTCGGTGAGCTCATCAGCCGCGCCGGGATGACGAAGAGCTACTACCAGTCACGTGCGGGTTTCTCGCTGCCGTACAACACCAACGACATCGAAGCGCTCGCCGCCGTGCTCGAGGTGACGCCCGAACAGCTCGCGAGCCCCGACTCGGCCCCTCGCATCGAGATGCGCGTACCCGCCGCTCCCGTCGCCCAGCGTGTGCGTCGCCTGGTCGCCGGTCACGCCGCATCGGAGTCGGATCTGCTCGATCATCTCGAAGCCGTCGATCCCCGTGCCGCCGACGGCGCGCGGACCCTGCTCACCGCCACGACGAACACGGTGGTCCTCGACGAAGAGGTGCTTCGACTCATCACACAGTGGGCCGACGTCCCCGTGGAATACCTCACCGATCACACCGACGAAGCCTTGACCGATCGGACCGAGGCCGAACTCGAACTGCGCGACGCGATGCGGGAGGCGGGCGCAGAGAGGATCCAGTTCCGCGCGCTCGGACAGATGTCTCCCGACGCGCTCCGCGCGATCGCACGATCTCTCCGGGGCAGGCCGCCGGCGTCATGA
- a CDS encoding D-arabinono-1,4-lactone oxidase, producing MTETRPAGATWSGNHRYRATEVLLPADLDELAEVVASARTLRVQATRHTFNDVADSDAALVSLERMPTRVQVTGDRVRVEGLVTFAQLAPVIEAEGRALHNLGSLPHISVAGATATGTHGSGTHNGNLSSAVRAVEIMDAEGRTHRIDQTHAWFPTAALSIGALGVVTAVELQTEPTYRVTQQAYTGVAWDDIVADPERVFGGSRSVSVFTTWGDPAHDLVWAKSDDGAPDRVEELGGRPVGDDIQLGRIRTVDNTTPRGTAGPWHTRLPHFRADALPSDGDEIQSEYFVPFSSAREALAAVRAIAPAFDAHLLVTELRTVAADELWLSPAYQRDVLAIHFTWRNDTEGVLGVLPRIEAALAPFDVRPHWGKAFTMPGDAVRATLPRADDFLATAREADPRGVFRNDFLRRTLGL from the coding sequence ATGACCGAGACACGCCCCGCCGGAGCCACGTGGTCGGGAAACCACCGCTACCGCGCCACCGAAGTGCTGCTGCCCGCCGACCTCGACGAGCTCGCCGAGGTCGTGGCATCCGCCCGCACCCTCCGCGTCCAGGCGACGCGGCACACGTTCAACGACGTGGCCGACTCCGACGCGGCGCTGGTGTCGCTCGAGCGCATGCCCACCCGCGTCCAGGTGACCGGCGACCGCGTGCGCGTCGAGGGTCTCGTGACGTTCGCGCAGCTCGCGCCCGTGATCGAGGCCGAGGGCCGCGCCCTGCACAACCTCGGTTCGCTCCCCCACATCTCCGTCGCCGGCGCCACCGCCACGGGAACGCACGGTTCCGGTACCCACAACGGCAACCTGTCGAGCGCCGTGCGGGCGGTCGAGATCATGGATGCCGAGGGCCGAACGCACCGGATCGACCAGACGCATGCGTGGTTCCCCACGGCCGCCCTCAGCATCGGCGCCCTCGGTGTCGTCACCGCGGTCGAACTGCAGACCGAGCCGACCTACCGGGTGACGCAGCAGGCGTACACCGGCGTGGCGTGGGACGACATCGTGGCAGACCCCGAGCGCGTGTTCGGCGGCTCGCGCAGCGTCAGCGTCTTCACGACGTGGGGAGACCCCGCCCACGATCTCGTCTGGGCGAAGAGCGACGACGGCGCACCCGACCGGGTCGAAGAGCTGGGCGGTCGACCCGTCGGAGACGACATCCAGCTCGGACGGATCCGCACCGTCGACAACACCACCCCGCGCGGGACCGCCGGCCCGTGGCACACGCGGCTCCCGCACTTCCGCGCCGACGCCCTCCCCAGCGACGGCGACGAGATCCAGTCCGAGTACTTCGTCCCGTTCTCGTCCGCGCGCGAAGCCCTTGCCGCCGTGCGGGCGATCGCGCCCGCATTCGACGCGCACCTCCTCGTCACCGAGCTGCGCACCGTCGCCGCCGACGAACTGTGGCTGAGCCCCGCGTATCAGCGCGACGTGCTCGCAATCCACTTCACCTGGCGCAACGACACCGAAGGCGTCCTCGGCGTGCTGCCCCGCATCGAGGCGGCGCTCGCGCCGTTCGACGTCCGGCCGCACTGGGGCAAAGCCTTCACCATGCCCGGAGACGCCGTCCGCGCCACGCTCCCCCGCGCTGACGACTTCCTCGCGACGGCGAGGGAGGCGGACCCGCGCGGCGTCTTCCGCAACGACTTCCTGCGGCGGACGCTGGGGCTCTAA
- a CDS encoding alpha/beta hydrolase, translating to MTRRLIVGTGIAAAAVGAVHLALGGYVARRLIAPRAAKPFVPVEIDGDTVSVPATAESRQPGTYGVWLDDGAHLTVGEIVRDDGARIVRSLVARPDGLADGPARGAWTSQSIGAPEEVGPTQHVAIPLRRGGDARAWVIGDPDAARWTIHVHGLRSSRSGALRSAPAAHDAGWTSLVVSYAGDEEAAPAEALPSSLGMREWRDVDDAISYAVEHGAREIVLVAWSMGATIAMLALEESRHRAAITGLVLVAPALDWNRIVARAVRGVHLPGSVGATALRVLESRLGSRVLGLIEAVDARALNWVDGPRPAPALPTLIVHSLRDPVVPVTGSTAYTARHPEASLVAFDATGHCNEANQDPERFRGAITGFLRGLPRAD from the coding sequence ATGACTCGCCGCCTCATCGTCGGAACCGGCATCGCCGCGGCGGCCGTCGGCGCTGTGCATCTCGCGCTCGGCGGTTACGTCGCCCGGCGCCTGATCGCACCGCGCGCAGCCAAGCCCTTCGTCCCCGTCGAGATCGACGGCGACACGGTCTCGGTGCCCGCGACCGCCGAGAGTCGGCAACCGGGCACGTACGGCGTCTGGCTCGACGACGGCGCGCACCTCACGGTCGGCGAGATCGTGCGGGACGACGGAGCGCGCATCGTCCGATCCCTCGTCGCGCGTCCGGACGGCCTGGCCGACGGCCCCGCGCGAGGGGCGTGGACGTCGCAGAGCATCGGGGCCCCCGAGGAGGTGGGCCCGACGCAGCACGTCGCGATCCCCCTCCGGCGCGGCGGGGATGCCCGAGCGTGGGTCATCGGGGATCCGGATGCCGCGCGCTGGACCATCCACGTGCACGGCCTGCGGTCGAGCCGGTCCGGCGCGCTGCGCTCGGCCCCCGCCGCTCACGACGCCGGGTGGACCTCGCTCGTCGTGTCGTACGCGGGTGACGAGGAAGCGGCTCCCGCCGAGGCGCTGCCCTCGTCGCTCGGGATGCGGGAATGGCGCGACGTCGACGACGCGATCAGCTACGCCGTCGAGCACGGCGCGCGCGAGATCGTGCTCGTGGCGTGGTCGATGGGGGCGACGATCGCGATGCTCGCGCTCGAGGAGTCGCGTCATCGCGCGGCGATCACCGGTCTCGTGCTCGTCGCCCCTGCCCTGGATTGGAACCGGATCGTTGCCCGCGCGGTGCGGGGCGTGCACCTCCCCGGTTCCGTCGGCGCCACCGCCCTGCGGGTGCTCGAAAGCCGGCTCGGATCGCGGGTACTCGGACTCATCGAGGCGGTCGACGCCCGCGCGCTGAACTGGGTCGACGGCCCGCGTCCCGCGCCGGCTCTGCCGACCCTCATCGTGCACAGTCTGCGTGACCCGGTGGTGCCGGTGACCGGTTCGACGGCTTACACGGCGCGGCATCCCGAGGCCTCGCTCGTGGCGTTCGACGCGACGGGGCACTGCAACGAGGCGAACCAGGATCCCGAGCGGTTCCGCGGGGCGATCACCGGGTTCTTGCGCGGGCTCCCGCGCGCCGATTAG